One genomic segment of Mesoterricola silvestris includes these proteins:
- a CDS encoding DUF3373 family protein has protein sequence MRISRIALTLAVLAPMGLRAQEDVRKQLDELKKQVAVLEEKAKDQEKTLTKVETKVAQDNISWGGDLRTRFDSAQWHFKPYQQFLGFVQNPSPSASNPYPFMPVTQQVGEQDYDNSTQWSTRLRLRMGMAIGEHGKIFGRLTMYKIHGGADVPIFNGSPNTVANSFNSGKVPGNDTLRVERASFVYDWPSLGVLSIGRQNTSDGPPFEVREGGERQATPQALAVNAMVDGIGWKFHLDKLGFPEHSLLGFCYGVGYESGFGGGGLVKSTYAPVGFNFSKATMANPAGATMQVNQIGNLKDSTVLGAMLDVPLLFEGFGTVHSANVYLGFNRFGNMTDIPFGQLNNFPVPAQPGMGGMPSIQYVTATNNLGDMDQITATWKHKVGDSFTYFASFGSIKSRPNGKTSQYGAYWDMPAAMGGPNVQLTGFGGLLGDANKSQTATAYYVGLRWDARDNLGFGLEFNHGSPKWFTYSPATGEATEKLSTRGDVVEAYVHWEFVKNVALRVGYLDYKYTHAFSGWHIAPAPMAGSWESAYNLDNNPMLQYAAPSGIKNTYVSLEVKF, from the coding sequence ATGCGCATTTCCCGCATCGCCCTCACCCTGGCCGTCCTGGCACCCATGGGCCTCCGCGCCCAGGAGGACGTCCGCAAGCAGCTCGACGAACTCAAGAAACAGGTGGCCGTCCTGGAAGAGAAGGCCAAGGACCAGGAGAAGACCCTCACCAAGGTGGAGACCAAGGTCGCCCAGGACAACATCTCCTGGGGCGGCGACCTCCGCACGCGCTTCGACAGCGCCCAGTGGCACTTCAAGCCCTACCAGCAGTTCCTGGGCTTCGTGCAGAACCCCTCGCCGTCGGCCTCCAACCCGTACCCCTTCATGCCCGTCACCCAGCAGGTGGGTGAACAGGACTACGACAATTCCACCCAGTGGTCCACGCGCCTGCGGCTGCGCATGGGCATGGCCATCGGCGAACACGGCAAGATCTTCGGCCGGCTCACCATGTACAAGATCCACGGCGGCGCCGACGTGCCCATCTTCAACGGCTCGCCCAACACCGTGGCGAATTCCTTCAACAGCGGCAAGGTGCCCGGCAACGACACGCTGCGGGTGGAGCGCGCCAGCTTCGTGTACGACTGGCCCTCCCTGGGCGTGCTTTCCATCGGGCGCCAGAACACCTCCGACGGGCCTCCCTTCGAAGTGCGGGAGGGCGGCGAACGCCAGGCCACGCCCCAGGCCCTGGCCGTGAACGCCATGGTGGACGGCATCGGCTGGAAGTTCCACCTGGACAAGCTGGGCTTCCCGGAGCACTCCCTCCTGGGCTTCTGCTACGGCGTGGGCTACGAGAGCGGCTTCGGCGGCGGCGGGCTGGTGAAATCCACGTACGCCCCCGTGGGCTTCAACTTCTCCAAGGCCACCATGGCCAATCCCGCCGGCGCCACCATGCAGGTGAACCAGATCGGCAACCTCAAGGACAGCACCGTCCTGGGCGCGATGCTGGACGTCCCCCTCCTCTTCGAGGGCTTCGGCACCGTCCACAGCGCCAACGTCTACCTGGGCTTCAACCGGTTCGGGAACATGACGGACATCCCCTTCGGCCAGCTCAACAACTTCCCGGTGCCCGCCCAGCCCGGCATGGGCGGCATGCCCAGCATCCAGTACGTGACCGCCACGAACAACCTGGGCGACATGGACCAGATCACCGCCACCTGGAAGCACAAGGTGGGCGACAGCTTCACCTACTTCGCCAGCTTCGGCAGCATCAAGAGCCGCCCCAACGGGAAGACCAGCCAGTACGGCGCCTACTGGGACATGCCCGCGGCCATGGGCGGCCCCAACGTCCAGCTCACGGGCTTCGGCGGTCTCCTGGGCGACGCCAACAAGAGCCAGACCGCCACGGCCTACTACGTGGGTCTGCGCTGGGACGCCCGGGACAACCTGGGCTTCGGCCTGGAGTTCAACCACGGTTCGCCCAAATGGTTCACCTACAGCCCCGCCACCGGCGAGGCCACGGAAAAGCTCTCCACCCGGGGCGACGTGGTGGAAGCCTACGTGCACTGGGAGTTCGTGAAGAACGTGGCCCTGCGCGTGGGCTACCTGGACTACAAGTACACCCACGCCTTCAGCGGCTGGCACATCGCCCCGGCCCCCATGGCCGGGAGCTGGGAGAGCGCGTACAACCTGGACAACAACCCGATGCTTCAGTACGCGGCCCCCTCGGGCATCAAGAACACCTACGTCTCGCTCGAAGTGAAGTTCTGA
- a CDS encoding c-type cytochrome yields MKLLSLLTLAALLAAPLAAEPKGSDTKGKFYFKKSCKTCHVEHGKAAVLTPLSKTQGQWRKVFDAGKHGKSGEGFTPKYGTAEQILDIKTFLINHASDSPQPETCGG; encoded by the coding sequence ATGAAACTCCTCTCCCTCCTCACCCTGGCCGCCCTGCTGGCGGCCCCCCTCGCCGCGGAGCCCAAGGGCAGCGACACCAAGGGGAAGTTCTACTTCAAGAAGAGCTGCAAGACCTGCCACGTGGAGCACGGCAAGGCCGCGGTGCTCACGCCCCTTTCCAAGACCCAGGGCCAGTGGCGCAAGGTCTTCGACGCCGGCAAGCACGGCAAGTCGGGGGAGGGCTTCACCCCCAAGTACGGCACCGCCGAACAGATCCTCGATATCAAGACCTTCCTGATCAACCACGCCTCCGATTCGCCCCAGCCCGAAACCTGCGGCGGCTGA
- a CDS encoding MBL fold metallo-hydrolase, whose protein sequence is MHKLESFPVGPLGCNCSLLWDPQSARGVVVDPGGEGARIALRVKELGFQVVALLHTHAHFDHVGATKELQDLWQCPALLHPADLFLLDALDMQTGIFGMDAIPRPDTAPLAEGEVHGGLATLHTPGHTPGSCCFRGEFERGGVLLAGDTLFQGGVGRTDLWGGSWDHLEQSIQRDLYTLPDATLVIPGHGPATTIGAEAAGNPYVRR, encoded by the coding sequence GTGCACAAGCTCGAATCCTTCCCCGTTGGCCCCCTGGGCTGCAACTGCTCCCTGCTCTGGGATCCCCAGTCGGCCCGGGGCGTGGTGGTGGACCCCGGCGGCGAGGGGGCCCGCATCGCCCTCCGGGTCAAGGAACTGGGCTTCCAGGTGGTCGCCCTCCTGCACACCCACGCCCACTTCGATCACGTGGGGGCCACCAAGGAACTGCAGGACCTCTGGCAGTGCCCCGCCCTGCTCCACCCCGCGGATCTCTTCCTCCTGGACGCCCTGGACATGCAGACGGGGATCTTCGGCATGGACGCCATCCCCCGGCCCGACACCGCGCCCCTGGCGGAGGGGGAGGTGCACGGCGGCCTCGCCACGCTCCACACTCCCGGCCATACGCCCGGCTCCTGCTGCTTCCGGGGCGAATTCGAGCGGGGGGGCGTCCTGCTGGCGGGCGACACGCTCTTCCAGGGCGGCGTGGGCCGCACCGATCTGTGGGGGGGCAGCTGGGACCACCTGGAGCAGAGCATCCAGCGGGATCTGTACACCCTGCCCGACGCCACCCTGGTGATCCCCGGGCACGGGCCGGCCACCACCATCGGGGCGGAGGCGGCGGGCAACCCCTACGTCCGGCGATGA
- a CDS encoding slipin family protein — protein MPVPFAGLGCTFPIILGLILWLASCIRVINEYERAVIFTLGKVGPVPKGPGLIFVLRPFQRAVVVSLRTVVLDVPSQDIITRDNVSLKVSAVVYFKVLDSKQAIIGVENYYYATSQIAQTTLRSVLGEVSLDELLADREKLSVRLREIIDRSTEPWGVEVTSVELKSVDLPEQIQRAMGKQAEAEREKRAKVIAAEGELMASTQLLEAADKISQNPVAIQMRYLQTLTEIAVEKNSTIVFPLPMELMKALEKFSSK, from the coding sequence ATGCCCGTGCCCTTCGCCGGTCTCGGCTGTACGTTCCCCATCATTCTCGGCCTCATCCTCTGGCTCGCGTCCTGCATCCGGGTCATCAACGAGTACGAGCGGGCCGTGATCTTCACCCTGGGCAAGGTGGGCCCCGTGCCCAAGGGGCCGGGCCTGATCTTCGTGCTGCGGCCCTTCCAGCGCGCGGTGGTGGTGAGCCTGCGCACGGTGGTGCTGGACGTGCCCAGCCAGGACATCATCACCCGCGACAACGTGAGCCTGAAGGTGAGCGCCGTCGTGTACTTCAAGGTCCTGGACTCCAAGCAGGCCATCATCGGCGTGGAGAACTACTACTACGCCACCAGCCAGATCGCCCAGACCACCCTGCGCTCCGTGCTGGGCGAGGTGAGCCTGGACGAGCTGCTCGCGGACCGCGAGAAGCTCAGCGTGCGCCTGCGGGAGATCATCGACCGTTCCACGGAGCCCTGGGGCGTGGAGGTCACCAGCGTGGAGCTGAAGTCCGTGGACCTGCCCGAGCAGATCCAGCGGGCCATGGGCAAGCAGGCCGAGGCCGAGCGCGAGAAGCGCGCCAAGGTCATCGCCGCCGAGGGCGAGCTCATGGCCTCCACCCAGCTCCTGGAGGCCGCCGACAAGATCAGCCAGAACCCCGTGGCCATCCAGATGCGCTACCTCCAGACCCTCACGGAGATCGCCGTGGAGAAGAACAGCACCATCGTCTTCCCCCTGCCCATGGAGCTCATGAAGGCCCTGGAGAAGTTCTCCTCCAAGTGA